One part of the Sphingobacterium sp. LZ7M1 genome encodes these proteins:
- a CDS encoding FUSC family membrane protein, translating into MKKTKELSNFFYSQYFADGLRITIGCVVPILICASLGKFLLGTYISLGALLVGLSDTPGAPSHRRTGMIACLIVCILTQFITFLANGNIWIMAVVLGFLCFTYSMFAVFNARAATVGSMGILIMLIYVDDVNSFQEEIMLLFYFSLGAIWYMLISFSITQARPYRLAQQELSETIRHVGDFIRLRANFYDINKSIDENYTKLIDKQIEVHEHQENVRDLLFQSKRSIKDTTKIGRYLTLTFNDVVDLFEQSMTTHYDYELIRKEYGHTGILKDFKHLLLKTANELDHLAYQLNANRVPKPLYNFKEDIENIMRSIDALEKKENINSIPLKKILISVRNISIFIHNIYNYAVVRPNNIKKQEIEEASKFIQTEHIDLRKLKDNLSFNSSIFRHALRMAIVMAITYVVFNLDFFNIGTMGSYWILLTIMVILKPGFGLTKERNFQRLLGTIIGGIIGAIILMTVHSEVARFVILIFFFLIAYSLFRVNYIMAVMFMTPYVLIMLSFSGLNTFEVAKERIFDTFLGGMIAFLSSYIIFPNWESFQVKNNIRQLLIANYKYLAQAVRILSGEEITVTSYKLSRKELYIASANMGSTFQRMLSEPKWRQKSTKEVNRLVILNHILSSYGATLLTQLTEATDTNYTKEHLTLLKKVLQNVSKSIEAVPIKGADEFIPVSDFPEITPETLNPVETKLITEQLQFLNKISSDLYKSTLDVMEKESAIHPGQIEMANGQLN; encoded by the coding sequence ATGAAAAAAACCAAAGAATTAAGCAATTTCTTCTACAGTCAGTATTTTGCTGACGGTCTTCGCATTACCATTGGTTGTGTTGTTCCCATTTTGATCTGTGCCTCTTTGGGCAAATTCCTCTTGGGAACCTATATTTCTTTGGGGGCATTATTAGTGGGACTTTCCGACACACCTGGAGCTCCATCGCATCGCAGAACGGGGATGATCGCTTGCTTAATCGTATGTATCCTGACCCAGTTCATCACCTTTTTAGCCAATGGGAATATTTGGATCATGGCTGTCGTATTGGGCTTTCTTTGTTTTACCTATTCCATGTTTGCCGTCTTCAATGCACGAGCAGCCACCGTTGGATCGATGGGGATCCTGATCATGCTGATCTATGTCGATGATGTGAACAGCTTCCAAGAGGAAATCATGCTCCTCTTCTATTTCTCCCTAGGTGCTATTTGGTATATGCTCATCAGTTTCTCGATTACCCAGGCTAGACCCTATCGATTGGCCCAACAGGAGCTTTCAGAAACCATTAGGCACGTAGGTGATTTCATTAGACTTCGCGCAAATTTCTATGATATAAATAAATCTATTGATGAGAACTATACTAAACTCATCGACAAACAGATTGAAGTACATGAGCATCAAGAAAATGTGCGGGATCTCCTTTTCCAAAGCAAAAGGTCCATTAAGGACACCACCAAAATTGGCCGGTACCTGACCTTGACCTTTAATGATGTAGTAGATCTATTTGAACAGTCCATGACCACGCATTATGATTATGAATTGATCAGAAAGGAATATGGTCATACGGGTATCTTAAAGGATTTTAAGCACCTGTTGCTTAAGACAGCAAACGAATTGGACCACCTTGCCTATCAATTGAATGCCAATCGTGTCCCAAAGCCGCTGTACAATTTTAAGGAGGATATTGAAAACATCATGCGCTCCATCGATGCGCTCGAGAAAAAAGAAAATATCAATAGTATCCCGCTGAAAAAGATCTTGATCAGCGTGAGGAACATCAGCATTTTTATCCATAATATCTATAATTATGCGGTTGTAAGACCGAACAACATCAAGAAACAGGAAATCGAGGAAGCATCTAAGTTTATCCAAACCGAACATATTGACTTGAGAAAATTGAAGGATAACCTTTCCTTCAATTCAAGTATTTTCCGACACGCTCTACGGATGGCTATCGTAATGGCCATTACCTATGTCGTTTTCAATCTGGATTTTTTCAATATCGGCACTATGGGAAGTTATTGGATATTACTGACCATTATGGTGATCTTGAAACCAGGGTTCGGATTGACCAAAGAAAGGAACTTCCAACGCCTCTTGGGGACTATCATAGGGGGAATCATAGGCGCAATAATCTTGATGACCGTACATTCGGAGGTGGCCAGGTTTGTTATTTTGATATTCTTTTTCTTGATTGCCTATAGCCTATTCCGAGTAAATTATATTATGGCAGTCATGTTCATGACGCCATACGTCTTGATTATGCTGAGCTTTTCAGGACTCAACACTTTTGAGGTTGCTAAGGAAAGGATTTTCGACACTTTCCTGGGTGGTATGATCGCCTTCTTATCGAGTTATATTATTTTTCCAAATTGGGAAAGTTTCCAGGTCAAGAACAATATCAGGCAATTGTTGATTGCCAATTATAAATACCTCGCTCAGGCGGTTAGGATTTTATCAGGCGAGGAGATCACGGTGACCAGCTATAAGCTTTCGCGGAAGGAACTCTACATTGCTTCTGCCAATATGGGTTCTACATTCCAGAGAATGCTCTCTGAACCTAAATGGAGGCAAAAGAGCACCAAAGAGGTCAATAGATTGGTTATCTTAAACCATATCCTTTCCTCCTATGGAGCCACCTTGCTAACGCAATTAACGGAAGCTACAGATACTAACTACACCAAGGAACACTTGACACTCTTGAAAAAGGTGCTTCAGAATGTCAGCAAATCTATCGAGGCTGTTCCCATTAAAGGTGCAGATGAATTTATTCCTGTAAGTGATTTTCCCGAGATTACGCCTGAAACGTTGAACCCCGTGGAAACCAAATTAATTACAGAACAATTGCAATTTTTAAATAAAATTTCCTCAGATTTATACAAATCTACCTTGGATGTGATGGAGAAAGAAAGCGCTATCCATCCTGGACAAATAGAAATGGCTAATGGACAACTTAATTGA
- a CDS encoding YpdA family putative bacillithiol disulfide reductase, with product MDNLIDVLIVGGGPIGIACGIEAKKNNLSHVIIEKGCLTNSLYNYPINMTFFSTSERLEIGDTPFVTTNPKPRRAEALEYYRRVEKKFNLKTHLFEEVLTINKIDGTFQVTTTKSIYRAKNVIVATGFYDIPMYLGVPGEGLDKVRHYYDDPHYYANQKVIVVGASNSSIDAALETYRKGADVTLIIRSKEVSPRVKYWVRPDIENRIANGEVKVHYRSNIVSIGEREVQVSTPKGLISIENDFVLALTGYRPNFEFLEKVGIDVPTTAPCIPAHNPETMETNVENLYLAGVVCGGLNTHLWFIENSRIHAHLIVKNIVEKNLNS from the coding sequence ATGGACAACTTAATTGATGTATTGATAGTAGGCGGAGGTCCGATTGGGATCGCCTGTGGAATTGAAGCAAAGAAAAACAACTTAAGCCATGTAATCATTGAAAAGGGCTGTTTGACAAACTCCCTATACAATTATCCGATCAACATGACTTTTTTCTCCACCTCGGAGCGATTGGAGATCGGCGACACGCCTTTTGTCACAACAAACCCCAAGCCCAGACGTGCAGAAGCTTTGGAATATTATCGTCGGGTAGAAAAGAAGTTCAATTTAAAAACCCATCTATTTGAAGAGGTATTGACCATCAACAAAATTGATGGCACTTTTCAGGTCACTACCACCAAATCGATCTATAGAGCCAAAAATGTAATCGTAGCTACAGGTTTTTATGATATCCCAATGTACCTCGGAGTACCGGGTGAAGGTTTGGATAAGGTAAGGCACTATTATGATGACCCTCATTATTATGCTAACCAAAAAGTTATTGTCGTTGGAGCCAGCAATTCTTCCATTGATGCAGCACTTGAAACCTATAGAAAAGGTGCAGATGTTACATTGATCATCAGAAGCAAGGAAGTAAGTCCAAGGGTAAAATATTGGGTCCGCCCAGATATCGAGAACCGCATTGCAAATGGAGAGGTTAAGGTCCATTACCGATCAAATATTGTAAGTATCGGGGAAAGAGAAGTTCAGGTCTCGACTCCGAAAGGACTGATCAGTATCGAAAATGATTTTGTTTTGGCTCTGACAGGCTATCGACCAAACTTTGAATTCCTTGAAAAGGTCGGTATCGATGTTCCTACAACGGCACCTTGTATTCCCGCCCATAATCCCGAAACGATGGAAACAAACGTAGAAAACCTCTATCTGGCTGGAGTCGTTTGCGGAGGATTGAACACGCACCTATGGTTCATAGAAAACTCTAGGATCCATGCTCACCTCATCGTGAAAAATATTGTGGAAAAGAACCTAAACTCTTAG
- a CDS encoding TetR/AcrR family transcriptional regulator, translated as MAKNADAKRVKILEAAKRRFAHYGLAKTTMAEIAQDLSFSKALLYYYFPDKNRLYAAVFEMAVDEIVNETTEKISQSKSVNEAMDAFLCTRLRIIKDNFNLFEFSYSLRNEMPPDIEAILPSLFEKEIKQVCLVLRKGLETKEIEVEEIEITAKILLISLLGMRIGILQEFKNLFLPPSKEEFDYILNLQKKLAKIFINGLRV; from the coding sequence ATGGCAAAAAATGCAGATGCGAAAAGGGTGAAGATATTGGAGGCGGCAAAGCGTAGATTTGCACATTATGGATTAGCAAAAACGACCATGGCAGAGATTGCCCAAGATCTATCATTTTCTAAAGCCTTACTTTACTATTACTTTCCGGATAAAAACAGATTATACGCCGCAGTATTTGAAATGGCGGTTGATGAGATCGTGAATGAAACCACGGAAAAAATCTCCCAATCCAAAAGTGTCAATGAAGCTATGGATGCTTTCCTCTGTACCAGATTACGCATTATCAAAGACAACTTTAATCTGTTCGAATTCAGTTATTCGCTAAGAAATGAGATGCCACCAGATATCGAAGCGATTTTACCTTCTCTGTTCGAAAAGGAAATCAAACAGGTCTGCCTCGTTTTGAGAAAAGGTTTGGAGACCAAAGAGATCGAAGTCGAAGAAATTGAAATAACCGCCAAGATCTTGTTGATTTCTTTATTGGGGATGCGTATAGGTATCCTTCAGGAATTTAAGAATCTTTTCCTGCCACCATCCAAAGAAGAGTTTGATTATATCCTGAACCTTCAGAAAAAATTGGCAAAAATCTTTATCAATGGCCTAAGAGTTTAG
- the murB gene encoding UDP-N-acetylmuramate dehydrogenase, translated as MKNATQENKSLKNLNTFGIEAMANQYIKVEDEQVLKDLFSAGAFENEFFILGGGSNVLFTKDYPGLIVHVANKGIQHFIEGNQVFVTAAGGEVWNDLVWYCIDHDFPGLENMALIPGTVGASPIQNIGAYGQELMHIFYSCRAFDCKTGEFITFNNEDCRFSYRDSIFKRDYKGRFIICSVTYKLELFGKINTSYGAIESELEKRGIRAPSIKDVAEVVSYIRVEKLPDPSTIGNAGSFFKNPIVAKAQFSELQKQFPDIVHYTMDPDHEKLAAGWLIEQCGWKGKSVGQVAVWKNQALVLTNIGKASGNEIFEVSSTIVDDVNTQFGVLLEREVNIL; from the coding sequence ATGAAAAACGCGACTCAAGAGAATAAATCCCTAAAAAACCTAAATACTTTTGGTATTGAGGCCATGGCAAATCAATATATTAAAGTAGAAGATGAGCAGGTTTTAAAAGACTTATTTTCTGCAGGAGCTTTTGAAAACGAATTTTTCATCTTAGGCGGTGGAAGCAATGTACTTTTCACCAAAGACTATCCAGGACTCATCGTCCATGTGGCCAATAAAGGGATACAACATTTCATTGAAGGAAACCAAGTATTCGTCACTGCTGCTGGCGGAGAAGTTTGGAACGACCTCGTTTGGTACTGTATAGACCATGATTTCCCAGGTTTGGAAAACATGGCCCTGATTCCAGGAACAGTTGGCGCATCCCCTATCCAGAACATCGGCGCCTATGGACAGGAATTGATGCATATCTTCTATTCATGCCGTGCATTTGATTGTAAAACTGGGGAGTTTATCACTTTCAACAATGAAGATTGCCGATTCTCCTATCGTGACAGTATCTTCAAAAGGGATTATAAGGGTAGATTCATTATCTGCAGTGTGACCTACAAGCTTGAACTGTTTGGAAAGATCAACACGAGCTATGGAGCCATTGAAAGCGAATTGGAGAAAAGGGGAATTCGTGCTCCAAGCATCAAAGATGTCGCAGAGGTGGTATCCTATATCCGTGTTGAAAAACTTCCTGATCCTTCCACTATAGGCAATGCAGGCAGTTTTTTTAAAAATCCAATTGTCGCGAAAGCACAATTTTCAGAACTTCAAAAACAATTTCCCGATATCGTACATTATACCATGGACCCCGACCATGAAAAGCTTGCGGCAGGTTGGCTGATAGAGCAATGTGGCTGGAAGGGAAAATCGGTTGGACAGGTTGCCGTGTGGAAAAATCAGGCTTTAGTCCTCACAAACATCGGAAAAGCATCGGGTAATGAAATATTTGAAGTATCGTCTACTATTGTGGACGATGTCAATACACAGTTTGGTGTACTTTTAGAACGTGAAGTAAACATACTATAA
- a CDS encoding RNA polymerase sigma factor — MNKIEFNSLVVKHSESLRSYARNFTRDHEDANDLVQDTLLKAVTYFKNFRDGTNLKGWLYTIMKNTFINNYRRIVKTNSFITKEEEISQINLVVSAAKNNGENKFIMEDINYALSKLSDEYYVPFTMYFEGYKYHEISDHLQIPIGTVKTRIHVARKSMKKTLTAYKFKEN; from the coding sequence ATGAACAAGATCGAATTTAACTCACTAGTTGTTAAGCACTCTGAATCACTTCGAAGTTATGCCAGAAACTTCACCCGTGATCATGAAGATGCTAACGACTTAGTACAGGACACCTTACTAAAGGCCGTCACGTACTTCAAGAACTTCAGGGACGGAACCAATTTGAAAGGTTGGCTTTACACCATTATGAAGAACACCTTTATCAATAATTACCGTCGCATAGTAAAAACGAATTCCTTTATCACAAAGGAGGAAGAAATTTCACAAATTAACCTAGTTGTATCTGCAGCAAAAAACAATGGTGAAAACAAATTCATCATGGAAGACATCAACTATGCTCTTTCCAAGTTATCCGATGAATATTATGTTCCTTTCACCATGTATTTCGAAGGTTATAAATACCATGAAATATCTGACCATTTGCAGATTCCAATAGGAACAGTAAAAACAAGGATACATGTAGCAAGAAAGTCCATGAAAAAGACACTTACTGCATATAAATTCAAAGAGAATTAA
- a CDS encoding PfkB family carbohydrate kinase → MSLVIVGTVAFDAIETPFGKTDKIVGGAATFAGLAASYLFPDVKLISVIGEDFGDDNLNIIKSRGINVEGIEVIPGGKSFFWSGKYHNDMNSRDTLITELNVLADFDPKIPASYQDCEYLLLGNLTPAVQMATLKRLDKKPKLVVLDTMNFWMDVALDELKEVLKKVDVLTINDAEARQLSGEYSLVKAAEKILQMGPQYLIIKKGEHGALLFGEDQIFSAPALPLADVFDPTGAGDSFAGGFIGYLAKLQSVNFTNMKNAIIFGSALASFCVEKFGTERLQNLSSEEISERIQEFVKLSKFEISE, encoded by the coding sequence ATGAGTTTAGTAATCGTTGGAACAGTTGCTTTTGATGCCATTGAAACCCCATTTGGTAAAACAGATAAAATCGTAGGTGGAGCAGCAACATTTGCTGGATTAGCAGCATCTTATCTATTCCCAGATGTTAAATTAATTTCTGTAATTGGTGAAGACTTTGGAGATGATAACTTAAACATCATCAAATCAAGAGGGATCAATGTTGAAGGTATTGAGGTTATTCCTGGAGGAAAATCTTTCTTCTGGTCTGGAAAATACCATAATGATATGAACAGCCGTGATACATTGATCACTGAACTGAACGTATTGGCTGATTTTGACCCTAAAATCCCTGCTTCTTATCAAGACTGTGAATATCTGTTGTTGGGAAACTTGACCCCAGCGGTACAGATGGCAACTTTGAAACGTTTGGATAAGAAACCGAAGTTAGTGGTATTGGATACCATGAACTTCTGGATGGATGTGGCATTAGATGAGTTGAAAGAGGTGTTGAAGAAAGTTGATGTGTTGACAATTAACGATGCGGAAGCAAGACAATTGTCTGGAGAGTACTCATTGGTGAAAGCAGCAGAGAAGATCCTTCAGATGGGACCTCAGTACCTGATCATTAAAAAAGGTGAGCACGGAGCTTTGTTGTTTGGGGAAGACCAAATCTTTTCAGCGCCTGCATTACCATTAGCAGATGTATTTGATCCAACAGGAGCTGGAGATTCTTTTGCAGGTGGTTTTATCGGATATTTAGCAAAGTTACAGTCCGTTAATTTTACCAATATGAAGAACGCGATTATTTTTGGATCTGCTTTGGCTTCCTTCTGTGTGGAGAAATTCGGAACAGAAAGATTGCAGAATCTGAGCAGTGAAGAAATTTCGGAGCGTATTCAGGAGTTTGTAAAACTTTCAAAATTCGAGATAAGCGAATAA
- the xylA gene encoding xylose isomerase: MKVLIGEKEYFKNIGQIKYEGLDSDNPLAFRWYDAKKVIGGKTMEEHFKFACAYWHSFNGNGADPFGGQTHFFPWDEKSKTLDRAKDKMDAAFEFMTKLQLPYYCFHDVDLVDYGNDVNENDSNLAAIVEYAKEKQKESGIKLLWGTANLFSHHRYMNGASTNPDFHVLAHAGAQVKAALDATIALKGENYVFWGGREGYMSLLNTNMKREQEHLAKFLHMSKDYARKNGFKGTFFIEPKPCEPTKHQYDYDSATVISFLRQYDLLDDFKLNIEVNHATLAGHTFQHELQVAADAGMLGSIDANRGDYQNGWDTDQFPNDLNELTEAMLIILEAGGLQGGGVNFDAKIRRNSTDPEDLFYAHIGGMDAFARALVTADNILQKSEFKKIRKDRYASFDKGKGAEYEQGKLTLEDLRSYAVENGEPEMRSGKQEFLENLVNRYI, from the coding sequence ATGAAAGTTTTAATTGGAGAAAAAGAGTATTTCAAGAATATCGGGCAAATTAAGTACGAAGGCTTAGATTCCGATAATCCACTGGCATTTCGCTGGTATGACGCTAAAAAAGTAATCGGCGGAAAGACTATGGAGGAGCATTTTAAATTTGCATGTGCCTATTGGCATTCATTCAATGGAAACGGAGCGGATCCTTTTGGTGGGCAGACCCATTTCTTTCCTTGGGATGAAAAATCGAAAACACTAGATCGCGCAAAAGATAAGATGGATGCCGCTTTTGAGTTTATGACGAAATTGCAATTGCCATATTACTGTTTCCATGATGTAGATTTGGTGGACTATGGTAATGATGTCAATGAAAATGATTCCAATCTGGCGGCAATCGTCGAATATGCGAAGGAAAAACAAAAAGAAAGTGGAATTAAGTTGTTATGGGGTACAGCCAATCTTTTCAGTCACCATCGTTATATGAATGGGGCTTCCACCAATCCTGATTTCCATGTTTTGGCGCATGCTGGGGCTCAAGTGAAAGCAGCTTTAGATGCAACAATAGCCCTAAAAGGTGAAAACTATGTGTTCTGGGGTGGTAGAGAGGGGTATATGTCCTTGTTGAATACCAACATGAAACGCGAACAGGAGCATTTGGCAAAATTCCTACATATGTCAAAAGATTATGCCCGTAAAAATGGTTTCAAAGGAACATTCTTTATTGAGCCGAAGCCATGTGAGCCAACAAAACATCAATATGATTATGACTCCGCGACGGTTATCAGCTTCTTAAGGCAATATGATCTTTTGGATGATTTTAAATTGAACATTGAGGTTAACCATGCAACATTAGCCGGTCATACTTTCCAACATGAATTACAGGTTGCAGCGGATGCAGGAATGTTAGGTTCAATCGATGCCAACCGTGGGGATTACCAAAACGGATGGGATACCGATCAATTCCCAAATGATCTGAATGAATTGACAGAAGCGATGTTGATTATTTTGGAAGCAGGAGGCTTACAAGGCGGTGGAGTGAACTTCGACGCGAAGATCAGAAGAAATTCAACTGATCCAGAAGATTTGTTCTATGCTCATATTGGCGGGATGGATGCCTTTGCCAGAGCATTGGTTACAGCAGATAATATCCTTCAGAAATCTGAGTTCAAAAAAATCCGTAAGGATCGTTATGCAAGTTTTGACAAAGGAAAAGGAGCGGAGTATGAACAAGGCAAATTGACTTTAGAGGATCTGAGAAGCTATGCGGTAGAGAACGGTGAGCCAGAAATGAGAAGTGGAAAACAAGAATTCCTAGAGAATTTAGTCAATCGTTATATTTAG
- a CDS encoding xylulokinase, with translation MLLLGIDLGTSFIKVSVLDAQTGKRIVSAQYPETESEIISQQKGWAEQDPELWWQNTKKAILKANASGQYDPKDIAAIGIAYQMHGLVLVDKDQKVLRNSIIWCDSRAVEIGNEAFQSLEPKGFLRSHLNSPGNFTASKLSWVKNNEPELYERVHKFMLPGDFLCMCLTKQINSNPSSISEGILWDFEKDTLSDTLLDYYGIDQSLVPEVQAIFSNYGSIDKAVATELGLSEKAIVSYKAGDQPNNALSLGVIDAGEVAATAGTSGVIYAVADHLIFDKQSRVNSFAHVNHSKEQSNIGVLLCINGTGIQNSWIKKLTAQGLDYDQINQKAAEVAIGSEGIVVLPFGNGAERMLNNKTVNGHVENLDFVRHDASHIWRAVQEGIAHSFRYGLDIIKENEIRPTVIKAGYANMFLSPVFQQSFAGVTNVPVELYENDGSVGAALGAGIGAQLYKDKKEAFSGLKKIKTIEPQHKDIYNDLYANWKKSLLQKL, from the coding sequence ATGCTATTACTAGGGATTGACTTAGGGACCTCTTTTATTAAAGTTTCCGTGTTGGATGCACAGACCGGGAAACGAATTGTTTCTGCCCAATATCCAGAGACGGAATCTGAAATCATTTCGCAGCAAAAAGGTTGGGCTGAACAAGACCCTGAACTTTGGTGGCAAAATACCAAGAAAGCCATATTGAAAGCCAATGCTAGTGGTCAATATGATCCGAAGGATATCGCTGCCATTGGAATTGCCTATCAAATGCATGGCCTAGTGCTGGTTGATAAGGACCAGAAAGTACTGCGCAATTCCATTATTTGGTGTGACAGTAGGGCAGTGGAAATTGGAAACGAGGCTTTCCAATCCTTGGAACCTAAAGGTTTTCTAAGATCGCATCTTAACTCTCCTGGTAATTTTACGGCATCAAAACTGTCCTGGGTAAAGAACAATGAGCCTGAATTGTATGAAAGGGTTCATAAGTTTATGCTTCCAGGCGATTTTCTATGTATGTGCCTGACTAAGCAGATCAATTCTAATCCGAGTTCCATTTCTGAAGGCATTCTTTGGGATTTCGAAAAAGACACCTTATCAGATACTTTATTGGATTATTATGGTATAGATCAGTCTTTAGTTCCTGAGGTGCAAGCAATCTTTTCAAACTATGGTTCCATCGATAAGGCTGTAGCCACTGAATTAGGGCTATCGGAGAAGGCTATAGTAAGCTATAAAGCGGGGGATCAACCTAATAATGCATTGTCACTAGGTGTAATTGATGCTGGGGAAGTCGCAGCAACGGCCGGCACCTCCGGTGTGATCTATGCTGTTGCGGACCATTTGATTTTTGATAAGCAATCAAGGGTGAACAGTTTTGCCCATGTCAACCATAGTAAAGAACAAAGTAATATCGGTGTGCTATTATGTATTAATGGAACCGGTATCCAAAATAGTTGGATCAAAAAGCTGACAGCTCAAGGCCTGGATTACGATCAGATAAACCAAAAAGCTGCTGAAGTTGCTATTGGTTCTGAAGGGATTGTTGTATTGCCATTTGGAAATGGTGCTGAACGCATGCTGAACAATAAAACTGTCAATGGGCATGTTGAGAATCTCGACTTTGTGCGACATGACGCTTCCCATATTTGGCGTGCCGTCCAAGAAGGGATAGCCCATTCGTTTCGTTATGGCTTAGATATCATTAAGGAAAATGAAATCCGTCCTACGGTTATTAAGGCCGGTTATGCCAATATGTTCCTGAGCCCTGTGTTTCAGCAATCCTTTGCTGGTGTAACCAATGTACCAGTCGAACTTTATGAGAATGACGGAAGCGTTGGAGCGGCATTAGGAGCGGGAATTGGAGCACAGCTGTATAAAGATAAAAAAGAGGCCTTCTCGGGCTTGAAAAAGATAAAGACCATCGAACCTCAGCATAAGGATATCTATAATGACCTCTATGCAAATTGGAAGAAAAGTTTATTACAGAAATTATAA